A genomic window from Stigmatopora argus isolate UIUO_Sarg chromosome 13, RoL_Sarg_1.0, whole genome shotgun sequence includes:
- the tfpia gene encoding tissue factor pathway inhibitor a, which translates to MIPCDDDRRRTLWPNFLLARVCLLATFCTATREERAPGELFIFNELCALKEDPGSCRALRDRYFFDVDTGRCERFEYGGCGGNDSNFETVEACREMCVVTADKNPCHLPRAEGPCRGLLTRYFFDDQSQQCKRFYYGGCFGNANNFISMSDCEAKCHKKEIDAQATNSVTQTPIAGQRLVNSTVGQTKSPVLVNPTGVKQVDMCSSPVERGTCDGNLRRFAYNATSGRCHEFSYSGCGGNDNNFNHRRLCFKKCIKNRNDGGMKMIRIRKKNVPKILVGSV; encoded by the exons ATGATTCCTTGCGACGATGACCGTAGACGGACGCTTTGGCCGAACTTTTTGCTCGCCCGCGTCTGTCTTTTGGCGACTTTCTGCACAGCCACACGAG AGGAGAGGGCTCCAGGTGAGCTTTTCATCTTCAACGAGCTCTGCGCCCTGAAAGAGGACCCCGGGTCTTGCAGGGCATTGAGGGACAGATACTTCTTCGACGTGGATACCGGCCGCTGCGAGCGCTTTGAATACGGAGGCTGTGGAGGGAATGACAGCAACTTTGAGACCGTCGAGGCCTGCCGGGAAATGTGCGTCGTCACAG CCGATAAAAACCCTTGTCATCTACCCCGAGCGGAAGGTCCCTGTCGCGGCCTGCTGACGCGTTACTTCTTTGACGACCAAAGTCAGCAGTGCAAGCGCTTCTATTACGGCGGCTGCTTCGGCAATGCCAACAATTTCATCAGCATGTCAGACTGCGAGGCCAAATGTCACAAAAAAG AAATTGATGCCCAAGCAACAAACAGTGTGACACAAACCCCAATAGCTG gTCAGCGATTGGTCAACAGCACTGTGGGGCAAACCAAGAGCCCCGTTTTGGTCAACCCAACAG GTGTAAAACAGGTGGATATGTGCTCTAGCCCGGTTGAGAGGGGGACGTGTGATGGCAACCTGCGTCGGTTTGCTTACAACGCCACGAGCGGAAGATGTCACGAGTTCTCGTACAGCGGCTGCGGAGGCAACGACAACAACTTTAATCACCGGAGACTGTGTTTCAAGAAATGCATCAAAAACCGGAATG ATGGCGGGATGAAGATGATTCGAATTAGGAAGAAAAACGTTCCCAAAATTCTTGTCGGCTCAGTCTGA